The proteins below are encoded in one region of Clostridium pasteurianum DSM 525 = ATCC 6013:
- a CDS encoding CRISPR-associated endoribonuclease Cas6, translating to MNIFQCDFKVYLLKNIFKKDIQECLSKLIDKSFYENPSMKNFHDENKIKKYSFNQLYPVEKNGIYKEGYIYNFQVRCIGEELKDHFIRHLTNEYTSNMKILTSISKKIIKRPIDRIYSISSLIVKIADTEKTQYWRNNHNEEDFFEYIRKSCIKKYEMLTGEVLDKELRLFNYERIDNVKPIATKFKDKKLLGDKVTLNIETSNEAQNISYMLIGTGVADMAPRGYGFINYQYVK from the coding sequence ATGAATATATTTCAATGTGATTTCAAGGTTTATTTATTAAAAAATATATTTAAAAAAGATATTCAGGAATGTTTAAGTAAACTAATTGACAAATCTTTTTATGAAAATCCTAGTATGAAAAATTTTCATGATGAAAATAAGATTAAAAAGTATTCATTTAACCAGCTATATCCTGTAGAAAAAAATGGAATATATAAAGAAGGTTACATTTATAATTTTCAAGTTAGGTGTATTGGTGAAGAGTTAAAAGATCACTTTATTAGACACTTGACTAATGAATATACTTCTAATATGAAAATACTTACTTCCATCAGTAAGAAAATAATTAAGAGACCCATAGATAGAATTTATAGTATTTCATCATTGATAGTAAAAATTGCTGATACTGAAAAGACTCAATACTGGAGAAACAACCACAATGAAGAAGATTTCTTTGAATACATTAGAAAGAGTTGTATAAAAAAGTATGAAATGTTGACTGGTGAAGTCTTGGATAAGGAATTAAGACTTTTTAACTACGAACGAATAGACAACGTAAAACCCATAGCCACGAAGTTTAAAGATAAGAAACTCTTGGGGGATAAAGTAACTCTAAATATTGAAACCAGCAATGAAGCACAAAATATATCTTATATGCTTATAGGGACAGGTGTGGCAGATATGGCTCCCCGAGGATACGGATTCATAAACTATCAGTATGTTAAATAA
- a CDS encoding IS701 family transposase → MVSIDQKSLIQTIKVYLSEYRSIFKKRSFVIFVILIEAILEVQELRSIKFLYDNFIKKYWTKVLNSFYYFLSYTKFSVESLMIVTVRIALTLIPEDIKSSITIFLIVDDTLQPKFGNKFDCYSKLFDHAQHNGTSYLNGHCFVSLVINIPVLFNGKIKYISLPVGYKLYDKTKSKLEIAGNMIANVMPLLIDYQVIVLYDSWYTKKPFLEILKNFNNIDIIGAVRSDTCLYDLQPKPTGKRGRPRKKGEKLKIKNFNYEKVDNYYIATKKVITNLFDEPVFVTVTTTDIDKFSSVRLYISSIEPSELKAFKNYITDDLNIDKSKPHLIPFYTYKIRWNIEVIFYKHKFFWSFGKYMVRSQEAIEKYVNLLAVAYSFAVILPFINRNFLKYKFESPQVIKNAVSYQISKELILRTFVQKLQKHKIQEEVLKAINSLASLNDAS, encoded by the coding sequence ATGGTTAGTATTGACCAAAAATCATTAATTCAAACAATAAAAGTTTATTTAAGTGAATATAGATCAATTTTTAAGAAGCGAAGCTTTGTTATATTTGTTATACTCATTGAAGCTATACTAGAGGTTCAAGAGCTTCGCTCAATAAAATTTTTATATGATAATTTTATAAAAAAATATTGGACTAAAGTTCTAAATAGCTTTTATTACTTTTTATCCTACACCAAGTTTTCGGTAGAGAGTTTAATGATAGTTACAGTTAGAATAGCATTAACTCTCATTCCAGAAGATATAAAATCATCTATTACTATATTCTTAATTGTAGATGATACTCTTCAACCTAAATTTGGGAACAAATTTGATTGTTATAGTAAACTTTTTGACCATGCGCAGCATAATGGTACTTCGTACCTAAATGGACATTGTTTTGTATCTTTAGTCATAAATATACCTGTACTTTTTAACGGTAAAATTAAATATATTAGTTTACCAGTAGGATATAAGCTGTATGATAAAACAAAAAGTAAACTTGAAATTGCAGGAAATATGATTGCAAATGTTATGCCACTACTTATAGATTATCAAGTTATTGTACTATACGACAGCTGGTATACTAAAAAACCATTTTTAGAAATATTAAAAAACTTCAATAACATCGATATAATAGGGGCGGTACGTTCTGATACTTGCTTATATGATTTACAACCTAAACCTACAGGTAAAAGAGGACGCCCAAGAAAAAAAGGTGAAAAACTCAAGATTAAAAATTTTAACTATGAAAAAGTAGATAACTACTATATAGCAACTAAAAAAGTAATAACAAACTTATTTGATGAACCAGTATTTGTAACTGTAACTACTACAGATATTGATAAATTCTCATCTGTAAGACTGTACATTAGTTCTATAGAACCTTCAGAATTGAAAGCTTTTAAAAACTATATTACTGATGATTTAAATATTGATAAAAGTAAACCACATCTTATTCCATTTTATACATACAAAATAAGATGGAATATAGAAGTTATTTTTTATAAGCATAAATTCTTCTGGTCTTTTGGTAAATATATGGTAAGGTCTCAAGAAGCTATAGAAAAATATGTTAACTTACTGGCTGTCGCCTATAGCTTTGCAGTAATATTACCTTTTATTAATAGGAACTTTTTAAAATACAAATTTGAGAGTCCTCAGGTAATAAAAAATGCTGTATCTTACCAAATATCCAAAGAGTTAATATTACGCACTTTCGTGCAAAAGCTACAAAAGCACAAAATTCAAGAGGAAGTTCTAAAGGCAATTAATTCCTTAGCTTCTCTAAATGATGCTAGTTAA